TTTCGTACTTCTCCTTTACCCATGTCCTCATTGTAAATACAATACTGATTTTTTCCAGCTGCTTTAGCTTGATACATGGCAGTCTCGGCTCGCTGGAGTAACGTGGAACGGCCTTTCAGATGAACGGGGCCTCTGCTAATTCCGATGCTTGAAGTTACTCGTAGCTCGTTGCCTTCAATGAAATGGGGCTTTTGTAAGCTTGTTAATAAGTCGTTAGCGATGCTTTCAACATGTGTTTTGGAGTGCTGTTGAATAATGATTAAAAAGGAATCTCCTCCAATGCGAAAGGCATGATGGTTGTGATCAGTAAAATGTTCTAGGCGGAGCCCGACATATTTGACAAGAATATCTCCTGTGTCATGACCTAGTGTGTCATTAATCGCTTTAAACTGATCAAGGTCGATTAGAAGTAGTGAAATGACCTCCCTTTCTTGCAGACTTTGAAAGTAGCGATGCATATCATTTCGGTTTGGCAGTCCAGTGATCGTATCTGAATAAGCCAATCTAGCAAGAACATGACGATCGAAAAAAATAATGACCCACGAGACGACTAAAATAAGAAAGATAGCTAAAGTAACTGCTGAAAGTAAATAAATATTAAGAGGTGCTTCCTCTACTATACCCGTGACTTCGGAATGAGGGTGAAACTGTGTAGCTAATATACTCGTATAATGCATGCCGCAAATGGCCAAACCCATGATGATTGCCGACAGCCATTTTAACCAGCTTGAACCTGTTTGATCACGCCATTTAATAAAAAGGAAAAGGGCGACATATGAGGCAATGAGAGCGATCGCCACAGATATAGAAAATAGACCTGGACTATGGCTCATTTCCTTCGGCATAATCATTGCTTCCATACCAATATGATGCATCGTTATTATGCCGCTTCCTATTACTAAGCCGCCTATCCAAATATGCAGGAAGTTTATGGATTTAGGTAATGTGATTATAAAGGCTATCAATGAAGCAGAGACACTAACCACTAACGATAAAAGTGTCAGTTTGACGTCATACGTTACAGGAACATGTAAAGTGACAGCGATCATACCAACGAAATGCATGGCCCATATACCTGCACCCATTACAAATGAGCCCGATAAGAGCCAAAAGCATCGCATTTTACCTTGAGATGCCGACACTTTCGCAACGATGCTTAAAGCCGAATAGGAGGCAAATATAGAAATGGCAATCGAGAGTGCCACGATATAAAAATTAAAACTTTCTTCCATTGGCATATTATTAACTCCAGTCTAATGTTAATCTTGCAGTGATTAACGTGATGTTAGTGTTTCACAAGGTAGTTTTGAATTCTATTAATACTAAAAAACATGGAAGAAATGAGTATCTTAAAACTATTTACTTAGTGGTTGTTACAAATAACCATCCGTAAACCTCCTACGTCAAGTCAAAAGAGAGAGGAGAGCTAACGGCCGATAATGTCCTGATTCACTCAACCCCCATTGATTGAAGGTTTGTTTTGTAGTTATATAATAATGATACGTTAGTCCTTATTTTTCGTAAATAAGGCTTTTGTGGATGTTTAAATATCATCTATCAACTAATTATTGGATGAAATACAATTCCAAGTACATGGTAATGGCTGTATTAAAGTATATTCTAAACCCAATCGTTCATGTCTGTCGTATATAAAGGTGGAAATATCATAACGTCTACGGTATTTCGGTTAGCCTCACAATAGCTTTACATGTTACTTTTGCGCTGGCCGTAAAGGCGGTGGAACATATGGCTTTTACATGGTGTGTAAGTAAAAAGAGACATGTATGTTTTAGCACCATCCAAAACCCCCCTGTAAAAACGCCTCATCCATTGATCTTCTTCTAAAGACAGAGATTTTCCCAAGGTTCATCTTCAGCAGATTGTTCGCTTGGCCGTGTTGATCCACTGTGACGTTCATGCTCAAAAAGGGTTACTTGTTTGTTCTTTTTAGTGAATGTCATAAGTGGAAAAAATGGTAATCATCACTTATAAATTAGGTCTCAACGCATAGCGATAAGGGCTTATTAATAAAGGTCTAAAGTAGTATAATGAGGTTAATAGTTAACCAACAAGTAGAATTACTTTATTAAAAAGCGGCACTTATCGTGCGTTATTAAGCACGAAAGGCTTAGATAGTATGTCCTATCACCATTATTAAGGAGACGACTATGAACAAAAAAATTAAAAGATGTCCTTTAGAAGTTTTACCAATTAGTTTGGCTGCACTTATTCTTATTGTCATAGTTACGGGAATATTTCTTCGAGCTTTTGTATTTCTTGAAGTCATGTCACTGCTTACAATTGTTTGTTTACTAGGCAGCTGGGCATATGATATTAGACATGGTGTGTTCAAAAAAAGAAGACGTGGCTTCCCAATTAAATATACGCTCATTGTTGGAGTGTTTCTATTAATAAGCTTTATATAATTGTAATTGGCAAAAATCAAGTGAAGCTAGAAATAAGCTTGATAGCACTATTTTGCACAATGAGAGTGATCCCCCACGATGTTAGACCTAGTGTTAAGGAGAATACTAATGGGAGAGAGTGTTTCAATGATAAGTAGATGACCGCTAACATAATAGCAGTAGCAGGAAGGCCATATAACACACCTGACGCGAAACGGCTTAAAGCTTCAGGTGATTCCCCTTGTACAGAGAGCCACAAAATACTTAATAAGCTAACTAAGGGAAGCGCTGCAAGGATACCACCATAGACTGGAAAACGTCTAGCTACTTCAGAGATAATCGCGATGATAATTGCTGATGTTAAAATCTTTATCGTCACATACATTGTTTTGCACGCTCACTTAATAAGCTAAAAGCCTTTAAGATCATATGTTTTTCATCAGGCGTTAATGAGTGGAAAATCTCGGCTAGTTTTTTTTCATCTAGGCATGAATTAGTATGTAAAATATGTTCTCCTTGTGTTGTGAGTTGTAATATTACCTTCCGTTCGTCCTCTGTTGCTTTTGTCTTTATAATATACCCTTTATCAATAAGGCGTTTAACATGTTCTGAAGCAGTATTATGAGAAATAGCTAAATAATAGGCAACATCTTTTATTCCGGAGTTACTACTTTTTTGGATGTGCTGTAAGATACGTACAGCTTGGTGGGTTATTTTATCATTCTGTGGATAGTGTAATGCATAGTAAATATCTGTCCATTCCTCGTTTAATTGTGTGGCTTCTTTCATCTGTTTTTTCTCCTTCGTCATGTTGTATTATTTATATCGTTTTATACGATATAAATAATACATAAAAGTGCTTCAGGAGTCAAACGGTACCCAAAAAGGTTTAGATGATCTGGTCTAGGGGAAGAGCGTAACTAATTCTCACGATAGAAAGGAGCAAATAACATGGAAAACAAACCGTGGCCGCACAAGAAAATAAATGAACGTAATAATGGGCTTAGTTCTGCTCAAGAAGTCTACTATAGTGGTGATTTCAAACGAGCTGATAGAGCTGCCCAAACGGTGGTAAAAGAAAACTAACCCAATGTGTCAAGAAACCCTCTGCTTAGGGAAAGCGGAGGGTTTTTCGACAATTTCCTGTTTTCACTGTTCGATTCTAATCCCTCTGTTTCTTATAAGCTCAAGGATTAAAAAGTTTACCCAAGTGATTATTGGAATAGAAAAAATAAGGAGATAAAGGTTAGTTTGACCGATGCCAAACAGTCTCACCTCATCATTTAAAAGAGGTACAAGCAACGTAGCTATAACTAATAATAAAGTGTTTGAACACAACGCCATGAATAACGCTAACCATTTATTATTTTTCCTTTTTAAAGTTAAAACAGAGACAGCCGTAGATATGGATAAGGAAAACACGATGATTAAGTATGTCAACTCCTCACCCCTTAGTTTTTAATTCGTAAATTAAATTAACAATCAGTGGGGGATGAAGGGAAACTCTTACTGATTGAAACTTAGCTTTATCATAACTCGCGTTTTCTCTTTTGTGAAAATAAGCAATTTTTTAGGTTTGTGAAAGAAAAAAAAGATAGGAATAAAGACTGCGCTTAATCTTCAAGGAGTCCCACCGTGCTACGTTTCGATCACTTTTTATCACAGATAACCAACCGTCCGTTGAAAGTTCGTTTTATCATCCGCATATAATTCGTGTTATGGTATTAAAAAATCATTATGAAATGACTTATTTATTCAAATTATTTCATCACAAGTTCAGATGTATTATTTAGTACCTAACATTGGAAAGCTTGTATCTATTATAATAGTGATAACTTTATTAATAAATGTTTAAAGAAAAAATGAATATGTCCTTTAAAATGTCTATAAGGAGGATGGAGATGATGGACGCCATTATTTTAGCGTTAGGTATTGCAGGAGCAGGCTACTTTATTGGAAGTGGTTTAGAGAACTTTAAGAGTGAGCAATCAGGTAAAGGAATCAGTCACTTTTTTGAAGATGAGTCTGAACAACTAATCAAGGATACAGACTTACATCATTATACTGGCTTGTCAAAAGAGGATGCCAGATCACTCATTAATGCATATCCAGATGTTCCTCACATGAGAATAAATGGGAATGTTTACTATCACAAAAAAACCTTGATGATTGGCTGATGACTTTAAACGATAAGAAAATATCAAAGTAAAGTGTGCCACTAGAGAACTCTAATGTGTAGACTATTTAATAAAACGTTTGTTTAAATTTAGCACAGACAACCGTCCGTAACCCCTCTGTGTCAAAATAGAGAGGTATATTTAAGGGAAGATACGAGAAATAAAGTTTGAAGGAGAGGACTATGACTGGACGACATGTTGGCATCCGAGCTGTGAAAGTAAATATAAAGGCCGTCCTTTCGTTTGTATTGGCTGTCCTTTCGTTAATGTTTGTCTATGTGTCATTAGTAGCTATGGCGCTTAGTATCGTAGGGCTTGTAATCGGCCTTTTTGCATTATGGGAAATGAGAAGCTCCTTTCATCGAGGGAAGGGGCTGGCTATTGCAGGGGTCATTATAAATGCAGTCTCCTTTATGATGCCGATCGTTTTAGTTATCTTAGCTTATGTTGTATTTTAAGTAAATGTAGAAGTGGGATTGGCATCACAATATGGTTGGTGTGTCTGTAGCTCATGATTACCCCATTCATCTATGAGACACTTTTCATTCCTTCCCCAGAGCATTGTTTCACTGCTGCAGGCTACAATTTAATAAAAAATGGAGCAAAGAACGCACAAGGGACTGTTGTGCGTTCTAATGCGTTAAGGCCTACCGTGTTAATTGTTGTTATTGTTGTTTCGGTTATTTCTATTGTTGCGGTTGTTGTCTAGGTCTTGAGCATCATTCTCACAAGCAAATTCCTCATTCACATTATCCACATTTAATTCATTATTATTATTGTTGTTATTGTTATTGTTATTGTTATTTCGGTTGTTTCTGTTGTTGTCCACCATTATCAATCACCTCCTATTTGTTTATAGTATGGTGGATGAGTAAGTAAATCATGCTTATGACTCACTAGTAAATAATGTTTAAGACCCATAGGTGTACCAGGCGACAGCAGATAGTGGATAGACTTTTTTATCTTGCTTATTTCGTATAAAATGGTGATAATTCTAGGCGGATGGATGTACAATATGGACGATTGTACCAGACAGCGGCATGACTACAATCGTAAAACTGATTGCCCAGAAAATCTTATCATTTAACACGAGGGCGTTATGAAAAAATGGGCTCGATCGAGAATAGTTAGTGGGGATGTGACGTCATGCGTTCATTTTGGTTATGGCTTTTATTTATCGGAATCGCTTGGTTTTTAGCGGTAAGACAGCAACAATCTATCTCATCGGTAAGTATGACGTGGAGCTTACTAAGTAGTGCTTGTTTCTTTGCATTATATTTTTTATTTCCTTTAGTACAAAAGAACGCTCGGTTATTAACACTTGTTCAATGTGGGGCTGCATGTGTGGTGGTGATAGTATTTTGGCCTAACGTAGAGGGAGAGATGAACTTATACGCCTTACTGTTGATGTCACTTTTGGCTGGACACGCTTTTTATCTATTACCTCTCCTCTATGCAAGCATTGTAGGTGCCCTGTTATTTGCTGGGTTGGCGATTCCCGCTATGATCGGAATGAGTGGCTTCTCGCTCCTTTTTATTAGTTTTTACAGCGTGTTACTAACAGTATCTTTAATAATACTTAAAAACATGCGTATTTTGGAAATAGACCAGGAGGCTCGGTATGATGCTTTGCTTAGTGAATATCGTAAGTTGAAAAGACGAGTAGCCACTGATGAAAGTCAGGCACGTGAAGAGGAACGAATAGAAGTTGGTCGCGAAATTCATGACTCGGTAGGCCACAAGCTCACAGCTTTAGTGATGCAATTAGAAGTGGAGAGAATGCAGTCTGATCACGAGACGGGATCTCGAATTGCTAACTTAAAAACATTAGCGAAAGAGAGCCTAGAGGAAACGAGACGGGCAGTTAAAACGATGAAGGATAAAGAAATTGGGGGCGTTTCGGCAATTATCCGATTGATACGCCAGTTGGAAGCGGAAAGTTATTTAAGAATTCATTTCTCTGTGAAACATGGAGCTTTTACAGCACCGTTAACAAATAATCAAACGATTGCTGTATATCGTGCTGTTCAGGAAGCACTAACAAATGTCATGAGGCACAGTCACGTTCGCGAAGCCAAGATCCTATTTGAGGTGCCAGGGGGTAGAGTTTTTCGCTTTGAAGTTTCCAACCCTGTAACATATGTAGAGCCATGGCGTGAAGGCTTTGGCATCACGTCCATGAAAGAAAGAATTAAAGAGGTAGGCGGCGAATGTCATATAAGTCATAGTGACAGCTGTTTTATGGTGAGTGGCGTATTACCTTTAAATAAGGAGGGAAATGTGTGATAAGTATTTTGCTCGCAGAGGATCAAAGTTTGGTTCGTCAAGGCTTAAAAATGATGATAGAGACAGATGATACGTTGCGTGTAACAGGAGAAGCGGTGAATGGGGCAGAGGCCATTTCGTTATGTGAAACAGCTACATTTGATCTGGCGCTATTAGATATTCGCATGCCGGTAATGGATGGGTTAACAGCAGCAAGAACGATTAATAGCCGATGGCCAGATACTAAAGTGATGATGCTTACCACCTTTAACGATGATGAATATGCTTTAGAAGCGCTGAAAAGTGGTGCAGTAGGGTATATGCTAAAAGATGCTGAGCCGACAGAACTCATTCATGCAATCCGAAATTGTTTAGCCGGTGGTCTTCAACTAGAAGGTCTCGTGGCAGCAAAAATGATGCCAAAGTTAATTAACCAGACAATATCTCATGAGATTGATCCTACAATCACGCCGAGAGAGTTAGATATTGTAAAACGAGTTGGAGAAGGCAGAAGTAATAAGGAAATCTCAGAGGAATTAGGGTTATCCGTTGGGACTGTAAAAAATCATATTAGTCAAATCCTTGATAAACTAGAGCTACGTGACCGAACTCAGCTAGCTATTTATGCCATCAGGCACAATGTCGTTTAATATTGAAGATAGGTGAGCGAGTTTTGATAGAAACCTTATCGCCTTGAACGACAATAAATATGACTGAGGTCATGTCTAAAAGAAAAAGTAGTGACTGAAGGCAGTAGGAACACTGCCTTTTTCTTTGTATACTTTGTGTGTAAATAAGACGATACTGATCACTTGACGTTAGTAACTAAGGGATGATTTTGCATGCATAATAACGTCTAGTGAGTAAAGGAGATGAACTGCTATGTTAGAAACAGAAGACCTGACAAAAGTTTTTAAAAAACATGTTGCTGTTGATAAGGTGAACCTCTATTTAGATAGAGGTGAGTCAATCGGATTGTTAGGCCCTAATGGTGCTGGGAAATCTACAACTATATCCATGATTTCTTCGCTCGTTAAGCCTTCTTCAGGAGATATAAGAATACATGGCCAAAGTATTCTTAAGCACCCGGACCATATTAGAAAAGTACTTGGTGTTGTCCCTCAAGATATTGCCCTCTATCCAGAATTGACAGCAACAGAAAATTTAGCTTTTTTCGGGCGAATTTATGGTTTGAAAGGAAATAAATTAAAGGACAGTATCCAACACGTGCTTCGCCAGGTTGGATTAGAAGAACGTCAAAAAGATCAAGTTAAAACTTACTCGGGGGGAATGCAGAGACGTATCAACATGGCGATCGCTATGTTACATGAACCAGATATTCTTATTATGGATGAACCGACTGTAGGTATTGATCCGCAATCGAGGCATCATATTCTAGAGACGGTCAGAGAATTGAATGAAGAAAAAGGGATGACTGTTCTTTATACAAGTCATTATATGGAAGAGGTCGAAAGGCTTTGTGACAGGGTATACATTATGGATCACGGTCAAATGATTGCATCTGGAACGAAAGATGAATTGAAACAGATTTTATCTGCAGAAGAAGCTATTTTAATTGATTTAGCTCAACCTACTGATGCAGAACGGCTATTATCTGAACTACAGAGTATAAAAGGTGTGTTAAAAACTACCCAAACAGAAACTGGATTAAAGTTAATCGTTCCTAGGGGACAACGGTTGTTAAGTAGGGTGTTTCAGGCGGCTGAGCTTCATAATGCTCAAATAGTCAATGTGACTGTTCAAACACCAACACTTGAAGACGTCTTTCTACATTTAACAGGACGGACGTTGAGAGACTAAGGGGGTGAATAGGAGATGATTTCTTTTTTAAAAAAGGATATTCTCGTTCTCATAAGAGATAAAACGGGATTACTTACTTTGCTATTAATGCCTTTTGTGTTGACGGCAATTTTAGGATTTTCATTGCAAGGGATTATGGGAAGTGATAGTCAAACGCTATCATTAGAGCTAGCAATCGTCATCGAAGACGAGGTAGAACAAGGCATTACACAATTTACAGCTGAATTGGATCGTTCTAACTTGGCGGATGATACAAAGGGAGAGTTAGAGGCGATGGCAATGTCCTCACATCCCCTCCTGATCTTAGAGAGTATGTTGGAAAGCGGACAAATCAGTGACATTGTGGAAAAGACAGAAATGACAGCAGAAGAAGCACAGAAAGCACTAGACAATGAGGACGTTATAGCGATTTTAACGATTCCTGAAGGGTTTACGTATCACTCTTTAGAAAAAATGCTTCTAAATCAAGGGGATGGTCAAACGTTCGATTTGACGGTCATTGATTATCGGTCATTAGGTGCGAAGGTCATCAGTAATATACTTGATAACTTTACACGGTCGTTAAATTTTGAAACAGCCATTGCTCATGCCAGTAACGGCAATTATGTGTCAGGATCAGAAGACTATGATGAAATAGGGGGCACTGAGACAGTATCAGCAGGAGAACCTATACAATCATTAGAGTACTATACGCTTGCCATGGCAGTTATGTTCGCCTTATATACGGCCTCTGCTACTTCTGAAAGAGCTTTGCTTGAAAAGAAACAGCAAGCATTCAACCGGATTTTACTGTCTGGTAAGCATCCATTCGTGTATTTATTAGGTAAATTTTTTGCCACATTCCTAGTGGTTTGTCTCCAATTACTTATTTTATTTGGTTTATCCGCTCTTTTATTCAACTCTTTTACATTTCATTCGATTGAATTTGTTGCAGGGATGTTGTTAATTGTAGGTATTTTTTCTTTATGTGTCGGTAGTGTGGCAACACTATTAACATCACTGACACTTCGATTTACAAGTGCTTCTATTTCAAATGTCTTTTCAGCAGGTATAGTCAGTTTACTTGCATTTGCAGGTGGAAGCTTCTTTCCGGTTTCCGGGGTATTACAAACAGTTGGTGAATGGACACCAAATGGTGCGGCTTTAACGAGCTTTTTACTATGGATGCAAGGTGTTGATCAATCACTTATCATATCACCACTTGCGAAAGTTATTTGCATGGCTATTCTGTTATTTGTGATAAGCCTCGTGATATTTCCAAAAAGGAGGGAGGCAGCGTCATGATTGCGATTTTTTTATTACAATGGAAACGATTGTGGCGAGAGCCTGTTTGGGTTCTTTCAATGGTGGGCTTAACCGCTCTGTTTGTGTTTTTGTTAGCGGGTAGAGTAGGCGATGCTACGATGACAGTGACGACATTTTCAACCCCATCGCTACCTGAGCAAACACGAGATGAGTGGGACGATAAGCTAAACGCATCTGATGTGTTTGTGTTTGATTGGGTTGAAGAAGATGAGGCGAAAGAGTCACTAGCTAAGGGGAATATTGAGTTCGCTTTACAAATAGATGAAGACGATTATCGGATTGTGAAAGTGGCAGAAAACGTAAGTTATCACATGGTGGAACAGCATGTTCATCGGGTTTTTGCAGAAGAACTGAGGCTGCAAGAGGCTGAAAGGTTACTAACGGATGACACTTTCCGTGAGGATGTTGCCAACAATCTTGAGGAACCAGTGTTACACTTGGTGACGTCGTCCCACTTAGGAGAAGACGATCAATTTGCACAAGCAGATAGGCTGCAAGTTCTGTTTGGGATGACGTTGTTCTTTTCCATTTATACGGTTTTATTCAGCTTAATGAATGTGTCGGAAGAAAAACGCTCAGGCACATGGGATCGTTTGATTCTGTCCCCTTTAAAAAAATGGCAGATGTATCTTGGCAACTTATTGTTTAGTTTTGTCATCGGATATGCTCAAATACTCATCTTATTTTTATTTTTTCAATTGACATTAGACTTTGGTTTTAATGGACAATTTGGTGTTATTGCGGTGGTCACAGCATGCTTTGTATTTGCGATTGTAGCCTTAGGAGTCCTACTAATAGGTATCGTGCGGTCGCCTCAACAGCTTCAAGTTGCCATTCCTCTCGTGGCTGTCAGTATGGCCATGTTAGGCGGTGCATTCTGGCCGCTTGAAATAATTACGAATGATATCATTCTCATGATAACAAAAGCCATGCCAATCACGTATGGCATGGAAGCATTGCACCAAGCAGTTCTTAATAGGTACGGGGTCATGGATCTAGCACAACCGCTGGCCATGCTCTTACTCTTCGGTGTTGTGTTTATGGGTGTTGGTGCTAACTTGATGGAAAGGCGTTAATCATTTGCGCATGTGAAAGAATATTGTTAAGTGGTTAGTAAGCTTTCTTGATAAAAAGGTGGGCTGTCCCCTAGACAGTTTTTGGTAGGGGCGGCCTAGTCTATTATAAAATAGGCCTGTAGTTATCCGCGTTAAATGATCTTTTTTTCCATGATGATATGAGGAATTCCCTCTTCCATAAACGTTTCGGAGCAAGAAAAGTAACCAAGTTTTTCATAAAATCCTTTGGCATGGGTTTGCGCATGGAGTGTAAAGTGTTTGTAGCCTTGTTTCAATGCGATAGCTTCCAATTCCTTAATAATGAGAGCTCCGATTCCCCCTTTTCTATGAGTATCAAGAATACAAATACGCTCAAGCTTTGCCTTTTGTTGGACAAATCGTATTCTACCTGTGCCTACGGCTTGACCTTCTGTATAAACAAGAAGATGGTCAGCTAATTGTTCGTATTCATCGAACTCTTCTTCAAGGGGAACTCCTTGTTCGTCCACAAAGACTGCTTGTCGAATAGCATATGCTTTTTCTAGTTCATGTTGACTGTTAATATGTGTGATCTCCATCCTGTCACCTCAATTATCCGTTTAAGATTATATTATTATGGCACTGCTTATCCTCTTTTTCAACTAACGAATT
The genomic region above belongs to Bacillus sp. A301a_S52 and contains:
- a CDS encoding ABC transporter ATP-binding protein, whose amino-acid sequence is MLETEDLTKVFKKHVAVDKVNLYLDRGESIGLLGPNGAGKSTTISMISSLVKPSSGDIRIHGQSILKHPDHIRKVLGVVPQDIALYPELTATENLAFFGRIYGLKGNKLKDSIQHVLRQVGLEERQKDQVKTYSGGMQRRINMAIAMLHEPDILIMDEPTVGIDPQSRHHILETVRELNEEKGMTVLYTSHYMEEVERLCDRVYIMDHGQMIASGTKDELKQILSAEEAILIDLAQPTDAERLLSELQSIKGVLKTTQTETGLKLIVPRGQRLLSRVFQAAELHNAQIVNVTVQTPTLEDVFLHLTGRTLRD
- a CDS encoding DNA-binding protein gives rise to the protein MEMMDAIILALGIAGAGYFIGSGLENFKSEQSGKGISHFFEDESEQLIKDTDLHHYTGLSKEDARSLINAYPDVPHMRINGNVYYHKKTLMIG
- a CDS encoding DUF4190 domain-containing protein, translated to MTGRHVGIRAVKVNIKAVLSFVLAVLSLMFVYVSLVAMALSIVGLVIGLFALWEMRSSFHRGKGLAIAGVIINAVSFMMPIVLVILAYVVF
- a CDS encoding response regulator transcription factor, which translates into the protein MISILLAEDQSLVRQGLKMMIETDDTLRVTGEAVNGAEAISLCETATFDLALLDIRMPVMDGLTAARTINSRWPDTKVMMLTTFNDDEYALEALKSGAVGYMLKDAEPTELIHAIRNCLAGGLQLEGLVAAKMMPKLINQTISHEIDPTITPRELDIVKRVGEGRSNKEISEELGLSVGTVKNHISQILDKLELRDRTQLAIYAIRHNVV
- a CDS encoding GNAT family N-acetyltransferase; the encoded protein is MEITHINSQHELEKAYAIRQAVFVDEQGVPLEEEFDEYEQLADHLLVYTEGQAVGTGRIRFVQQKAKLERICILDTHRKGGIGALIIKELEAIALKQGYKHFTLHAQTHAKGFYEKLGYFSCSETFMEEGIPHIIMEKKII
- a CDS encoding DUF3147 family protein; the protein is MYVTIKILTSAIIIAIISEVARRFPVYGGILAALPLVSLLSILWLSVQGESPEALSRFASGVLYGLPATAIMLAVIYLSLKHSLPLVFSLTLGLTSWGITLIVQNSAIKLISSFT
- a CDS encoding MarR family transcriptional regulator translates to MKEATQLNEEWTDIYYALHYPQNDKITHQAVRILQHIQKSSNSGIKDVAYYLAISHNTASEHVKRLIDKGYIIKTKATEDERKVILQLTTQGEHILHTNSCLDEKKLAEIFHSLTPDEKHMILKAFSLLSERAKQCM
- a CDS encoding ABC transporter permease encodes the protein MIAIFLLQWKRLWREPVWVLSMVGLTALFVFLLAGRVGDATMTVTTFSTPSLPEQTRDEWDDKLNASDVFVFDWVEEDEAKESLAKGNIEFALQIDEDDYRIVKVAENVSYHMVEQHVHRVFAEELRLQEAERLLTDDTFREDVANNLEEPVLHLVTSSHLGEDDQFAQADRLQVLFGMTLFFSIYTVLFSLMNVSEEKRSGTWDRLILSPLKKWQMYLGNLLFSFVIGYAQILILFLFFQLTLDFGFNGQFGVIAVVTACFVFAIVALGVLLIGIVRSPQQLQVAIPLVAVSMAMLGGAFWPLEIITNDIILMITKAMPITYGMEALHQAVLNRYGVMDLAQPLAMLLLFGVVFMGVGANLMERR
- a CDS encoding YfhE family protein, whose product is MENKPWPHKKINERNNGLSSAQEVYYSGDFKRADRAAQTVVKEN
- a CDS encoding sensor histidine kinase gives rise to the protein MRSFWLWLLFIGIAWFLAVRQQQSISSVSMTWSLLSSACFFALYFLFPLVQKNARLLTLVQCGAACVVVIVFWPNVEGEMNLYALLLMSLLAGHAFYLLPLLYASIVGALLFAGLAIPAMIGMSGFSLLFISFYSVLLTVSLIILKNMRILEIDQEARYDALLSEYRKLKRRVATDESQAREEERIEVGREIHDSVGHKLTALVMQLEVERMQSDHETGSRIANLKTLAKESLEETRRAVKTMKDKEIGGVSAIIRLIRQLEAESYLRIHFSVKHGAFTAPLTNNQTIAVYRAVQEALTNVMRHSHVREAKILFEVPGGRVFRFEVSNPVTYVEPWREGFGITSMKERIKEVGGECHISHSDSCFMVSGVLPLNKEGNV
- a CDS encoding ABC transporter permease, which gives rise to MISFLKKDILVLIRDKTGLLTLLLMPFVLTAILGFSLQGIMGSDSQTLSLELAIVIEDEVEQGITQFTAELDRSNLADDTKGELEAMAMSSHPLLILESMLESGQISDIVEKTEMTAEEAQKALDNEDVIAILTIPEGFTYHSLEKMLLNQGDGQTFDLTVIDYRSLGAKVISNILDNFTRSLNFETAIAHASNGNYVSGSEDYDEIGGTETVSAGEPIQSLEYYTLAMAVMFALYTASATSERALLEKKQQAFNRILLSGKHPFVYLLGKFFATFLVVCLQLLILFGLSALLFNSFTFHSIEFVAGMLLIVGIFSLCVGSVATLLTSLTLRFTSASISNVFSAGIVSLLAFAGGSFFPVSGVLQTVGEWTPNGAALTSFLLWMQGVDQSLIISPLAKVICMAILLFVISLVIFPKRREAAS
- a CDS encoding EAL domain-containing protein, translated to MEESFNFYIVALSIAISIFASYSALSIVAKVSASQGKMRCFWLLSGSFVMGAGIWAMHFVGMIAVTLHVPVTYDVKLTLLSLVVSVSASLIAFIITLPKSINFLHIWIGGLVIGSGIITMHHIGMEAMIMPKEMSHSPGLFSISVAIALIASYVALFLFIKWRDQTGSSWLKWLSAIIMGLAICGMHYTSILATQFHPHSEVTGIVEEAPLNIYLLSAVTLAIFLILVVSWVIIFFDRHVLARLAYSDTITGLPNRNDMHRYFQSLQEREVISLLLIDLDQFKAINDTLGHDTGDILVKYVGLRLEHFTDHNHHAFRIGGDSFLIIIQQHSKTHVESIANDLLTSLQKPHFIEGNELRVTSSIGISRGPVHLKGRSTLLQRAETAMYQAKAAGKNQYCIYNEDMGKGEVRKLELQKDLQSALDYEQFYLVYQPKWNALTYSLIGFEALIRWHHPRDGLISPGEFIPIAEESSYIIPLTKWILKTACMQAKQWDSEGYHLPVSVNLSSSHFRADNVAQLVQTVINETELCPHLLELEITESMMLYDVNNVIEQLQAIRSLGVKIAMDDFGTGYSSIGLLDQIPLDTLKLDRVFTRNIDTKSKRAIVRAIILMAESLQIQVIAEGVETQEHVDYLMQLGCHYMQGYFYAKPMKVSDINEWLPRLSANP